In Anaerobacillus sp. CMMVII, a single window of DNA contains:
- a CDS encoding helix-turn-helix domain-containing protein, giving the protein MYLSRELTDFSLPKIGSEFGGRDHTTVIHAHEKISKLLASDIEFQKQIQEIKEQLKI; this is encoded by the coding sequence ATGTATCTATCCAGAGAGCTTACTGATTTTTCATTACCGAAAATAGGTAGTGAATTTGGTGGTAGAGATCATACAACCGTCATTCATGCCCATGAAAAAATATCAAAATTGCTGGCAAGTGATATTGAATTCCAAAAACAAATACAAGAAATTAAGGAACAATTAAAGATATAA
- the yaaA gene encoding S4 domain-containing protein YaaA, with product METNVTVSTEFITLGQMLKEVGIIDTGGMAKWFLSEHEVYLNSELENRRGKKLYNGDLISIPTHGTFRIVVTD from the coding sequence ATGGAAACAAATGTAACTGTTTCAACGGAGTTTATTACTCTTGGTCAAATGTTAAAAGAAGTTGGAATTATTGATACTGGTGGAATGGCTAAATGGTTTTTGAGTGAACATGAAGTCTACTTAAATAGTGAGCTTGAAAACAGAAGAGGCAAAAAGCTATATAACGGCGATCTTATTTCGATTCCTACTCATGGTACTTTTCGTATCGTAGTAACCGACTAG
- the remB gene encoding extracellular matrix regulator RemB, which translates to MFIHLGGDTVIRSKDVIAILDRQVKETSETTVEFLEFYQKEKKVEEIAKDMTKSIVITNEKVYLSPISSSTLKRRALFVTDIDEI; encoded by the coding sequence GTGTTTATTCATTTAGGAGGAGACACTGTAATTCGTTCCAAAGATGTTATTGCCATTTTAGATCGCCAAGTGAAGGAAACGTCAGAGACTACTGTTGAGTTCTTAGAGTTTTATCAAAAAGAAAAAAAAGTAGAAGAAATAGCGAAGGATATGACAAAATCTATCGTTATAACAAATGAAAAAGTCTACTTATCCCCTATCTCCTCTTCTACATTAAAACGAAGAGCCTTATTTGTTACAGATATAGATGAAATATAG
- the gyrB gene encoding DNA topoisomerase (ATP-hydrolyzing) subunit B has protein sequence MEQQSQAYDESQIQVLEGLEAVRKRPGMYIGSTSSRGLHHLVWEIVDNSIDEALAGHCDTISVTIEENNSITVVDNGRGIPVGIHEKMGRPAVEVIMTVLHAGGKFGGGGYKVSGGLHGVGASVVNALSSKLEVEVHRDGKIYYQEFHRGVPQADLSIIGETDRRGTTVRFQPDTEIFTETIVYEFDILATRLRELAFLNKGLRILIEDKRENGKQKEYHYEGGIASFVEHLNRTREALHEPPIFIEAEKDGLQVEVAVQYNDSYTSNIYSFANNINTHEGGTHESGFKTGLTRVINDYARKHNLFKESDANLTGDDVREGLTAIISVKIPEPQFEGQTKTKLGNSEARTITDSVFSECFSKFLGENPAVAKKIVEKGVMASRAREAAKKARELTRRKSALEVSSLPGKLADCSSKDASISEIYIVEGDSAGGSAKQGRDRHFQAILPLRGKIINVEKARLDKILSNTEIRAIITALGTGIGEDFDISKARYHKTIIMTDADVDGAHIRTLILTFFYRYMKPLLEHGYIYIAQPPLYKVQQGKKIEYAYNDKELNEIFSQMAENPKPNVQRYKGLGEMNPTQLWETTMDPSTRTLLQVTLEDAIKADETFETLMGDKVEPRREFIQENAIYVKNLDI, from the coding sequence ATTGAACAACAATCTCAAGCATATGATGAAAGTCAGATTCAGGTCCTCGAAGGTTTAGAAGCTGTTCGAAAACGTCCAGGAATGTACATTGGCTCAACTAGTAGTCGTGGACTTCATCACTTAGTATGGGAAATCGTAGATAATAGTATTGATGAAGCGCTAGCAGGTCATTGTGATACAATCTCCGTAACAATTGAAGAAAACAATAGTATTACGGTTGTAGATAATGGACGTGGGATTCCGGTTGGAATCCATGAAAAAATGGGACGACCTGCCGTTGAGGTTATTATGACAGTGCTACATGCTGGTGGTAAGTTTGGCGGTGGCGGTTATAAAGTATCTGGGGGGCTTCATGGTGTAGGTGCCTCTGTAGTTAATGCTTTATCTAGTAAGTTGGAAGTTGAGGTACATAGAGACGGGAAAATCTACTATCAAGAATTTCACCGCGGTGTTCCACAAGCGGATTTATCAATTATTGGTGAAACAGACAGACGTGGTACGACTGTTCGCTTCCAGCCTGATACGGAGATTTTTACTGAAACAATCGTTTATGAATTTGATATTTTAGCAACTCGTTTACGAGAATTAGCATTCTTAAATAAAGGATTACGAATTCTTATTGAAGATAAACGTGAGAATGGTAAACAAAAAGAATACCATTATGAAGGTGGAATTGCCTCTTTTGTTGAGCATTTAAACCGAACACGTGAGGCTCTTCATGAGCCACCAATTTTTATTGAAGCTGAAAAAGATGGTTTACAAGTAGAGGTAGCTGTTCAATACAATGATAGTTACACTAGTAACATTTACTCTTTTGCTAATAACATTAATACACATGAAGGTGGAACGCATGAATCTGGTTTTAAAACTGGATTAACTCGTGTAATAAACGATTATGCTAGAAAACATAATTTGTTTAAAGAAAGTGATGCGAACCTTACAGGTGATGATGTTCGTGAAGGATTAACAGCGATCATTTCCGTCAAAATTCCTGAGCCGCAATTTGAAGGACAAACAAAAACAAAGCTAGGAAACAGTGAAGCACGTACAATTACTGACTCTGTTTTTAGTGAATGTTTTTCTAAATTCCTAGGAGAAAATCCTGCTGTCGCCAAAAAAATTGTTGAAAAAGGTGTCATGGCATCAAGAGCTCGAGAAGCAGCGAAGAAAGCAAGGGAATTAACAAGACGGAAAAGTGCCTTAGAAGTAAGTTCACTTCCAGGAAAGCTTGCTGATTGTTCTTCTAAAGATGCTTCAATCAGTGAAATTTATATCGTAGAGGGAGATTCAGCAGGTGGTTCGGCAAAACAAGGTCGTGACCGTCATTTCCAAGCAATACTGCCTTTACGAGGGAAAATCATTAATGTTGAAAAGGCACGTTTAGATAAAATCTTATCTAACACAGAGATTAGAGCTATTATCACGGCACTAGGGACGGGAATTGGCGAAGACTTTGATATTTCTAAAGCACGCTATCATAAAACGATTATTATGACAGATGCTGACGTTGACGGCGCTCATATTCGTACGTTAATTCTTACATTTTTCTATCGTTATATGAAACCATTACTTGAACATGGCTATATTTATATTGCCCAACCGCCGTTATATAAAGTGCAACAAGGGAAAAAAATCGAATATGCCTATAACGATAAAGAGTTAAATGAAATCTTCTCACAAATGGCAGAAAATCCAAAGCCTAATGTCCAACGTTATAAAGGTTTAGGAGAGATGAACCCAACGCAGCTTTGGGAAACCACTATGGATCCAAGCACGCGAACGCTATTACAAGTAACGTTAGAAGATGCTATAAAGGCCGATGAAACGTTTGAAACGTTAATGGGAGACAAGGTAGAACCACGTCGTGAATTCATACAAGAAAATGCAATTTATGTAAAGAACTTAGATATATAA